Proteins co-encoded in one Xanthomonas campestris pv. badrii genomic window:
- a CDS encoding DUF4349 domain-containing protein yields MLAGCARPQGDMAADGGAAAPPAPVPSGAALAYEHDVRIELPADQIGERIAAVRSACQSAQYGTCALLTVEQHGGRDPGGSVSVRLVPEGVEPMVQLAGQHGDVAARSTRAEDLAQQIADTGLAQARLQKEHARLLELQQRRDLAVGDLLAVSKRLADIEAEAQQTQQEAAQQQRRVRTQLLTLHFSSTGGEQGKGEIAEAAAEFGQVFAASVAFVIRAVAALLPVGVVAAVVGWLALLAWRWRQRRRRMS; encoded by the coding sequence ATGCTGGCGGGCTGCGCGCGGCCGCAGGGCGACATGGCGGCCGATGGCGGCGCTGCGGCACCGCCGGCGCCGGTACCATCCGGTGCGGCACTGGCCTATGAACACGATGTCCGCATCGAACTGCCTGCCGATCAGATCGGCGAGCGCATCGCCGCGGTGCGTAGCGCCTGCCAGAGCGCGCAGTACGGCACCTGCGCACTGCTGACGGTGGAGCAGCACGGCGGGCGCGATCCTGGCGGCAGCGTCAGCGTGCGACTGGTGCCCGAGGGCGTCGAGCCGATGGTGCAACTGGCCGGCCAGCACGGCGATGTGGCCGCGCGCAGCACGCGCGCCGAGGATCTGGCCCAGCAGATCGCCGATACCGGGCTGGCGCAGGCGCGGCTGCAGAAGGAACACGCGCGGCTGCTGGAGCTGCAGCAACGCCGTGATCTGGCGGTGGGCGACCTGCTGGCGGTCTCCAAGCGCCTGGCCGACATCGAGGCCGAGGCGCAACAGACCCAGCAGGAGGCCGCGCAACAACAACGTCGCGTGCGCACCCAGTTGCTGACGCTGCATTTCAGCAGCACCGGGGGCGAACAGGGCAAGGGCGAGATCGCCGAGGCGGCAGCCGAGTTCGGCCAGGTGTTCGCGGCCAGCGTGGCATTCGTGATTCGTGCGGTGGCGGCGCTGCTGCCGGTGGGCGTGGTTGCCGCTGTGGTCGGCTGGCTGGCGCTGCTGGCCTGGCGCTGGCGCCAACGGCGCCGCAGGATGTCCTGA
- a CDS encoding GFA family protein, whose product MQYAGSCHCGRIAFELETDAPITEVYDCNCSFCRRRGGLLWFGARSQLQLHGAAQEMGSYRFNRQHIAHHYCAACGIAPFSEGANPKTGEANVAVNVRCIPDLDLSTLSVQKVDGASL is encoded by the coding sequence ATGCAGTACGCCGGCAGCTGCCATTGCGGACGCATCGCGTTCGAGCTCGAGACCGATGCGCCGATCACCGAAGTCTACGATTGCAACTGCTCGTTCTGCCGCCGTCGCGGCGGGCTGCTGTGGTTTGGTGCGCGCTCGCAGCTGCAGCTGCACGGGGCCGCGCAGGAGATGGGCAGCTACCGCTTCAATCGGCAGCATATTGCGCACCACTACTGCGCAGCGTGCGGCATTGCGCCGTTCAGCGAGGGCGCCAACCCCAAGACCGGGGAAGCCAATGTTGCCGTCAACGTGCGCTGCATTCCCGACCTGGATCTGTCCACGCTCAGCGTGCAGAAGGTCGATGGAGCCAGCCTGTGA